In bacterium, one genomic interval encodes:
- the purN gene encoding phosphoribosylglycinamide formyltransferase, which yields MSRKRIGIMISGRGSNMVALIEACRDGRLDAEAALVLSDTPDAAGLAKARALGVTARALVPEKYRTKLDGDDARAYALAFREAGVDLVCLAGFMRVVKAPLLEAFPGRILNIHPSLLPSFPGLEVQRQALEYGVKFSGCTVHFVDESLDGGAIVAQRVVPILDNDTPETLAERILSEEHQLYPEAAGIVLSGKYRVDGRRVIRT from the coding sequence TTGGAATCATGATAAGCGGTCGCGGCAGCAACATGGTCGCCCTCATCGAGGCCTGCCGCGACGGGAGGCTGGACGCCGAAGCGGCTCTGGTCCTCTCCGACACTCCCGACGCCGCCGGGCTCGCCAAGGCCCGCGCCCTGGGGGTGACCGCCCGGGCCCTGGTTCCGGAGAAGTACCGGACCAAGCTGGACGGCGACGACGCCCGGGCCTACGCCCTGGCCTTCCGCGAAGCCGGGGTGGACCTCGTCTGCCTGGCCGGATTCATGCGGGTGGTGAAGGCGCCGCTATTGGAGGCCTTCCCGGGCCGCATCCTCAACATCCACCCCAGCCTCCTGCCCAGCTTCCCCGGCCTGGAGGTCCAGCGCCAGGCCCTGGAGTACGGGGTGAAGTTCTCCGGCTGCACGGTGCACTTCGTGGACGAGAGCCTGGACGGCGGGGCGATTGTTGCCCAGCGCGTGGTGCCGATCCTGGACAATGATACGCCGGAAACGCTGGCGGAGCGCATCCTCTCCGAGGAGCACCAGCTTTACCCCGAGGCCGCGGGGATAGTGCTTTCGGGGAAATACCGCGTTGATGGGCGGCGGGTGATTCGCACATAG